CCCTTGATTCATCGTTTTGAATGTGGATTCAAGagtttgaaatttgttttcgGATGTGGATGCGTAATTTCCTCTGATTATGTGGTGCAAACTACGTGTCtccttaaaatttggtatgaagacttgaaatttgatatcgTGGAAGACGTGGAACCTTTGCGGTTGTAGTTTTTCATTGTGGCGCAGAGTTTTGAACTTGGGTTATTTGACTTGTTGTGAATTATTGTCCTGTGTGTTGTATGTAATATGGAGGAATGTTATCTGTTTTTTTATAGGCATGAGCAGCCTTATAGTAGTTTGATAGTTGACTCACGTCTGTTAGACTTGACACCATGAATTTGATATGGATCCATCAACTATCGGACtgtaatgaaatatattttgaccCGATTACCtgatccaaaataaaaaaaaaaaaattgtgtttatCTTGAATCAATCGAtcgaaaattcaaatttattatgagaTTCAATTTGAACccaattatttgttaatttattagaattttaattgataactTTATTCTAAAACTTTGACGTCAACATTCTTGGGGAACTCTTGAATGTGCTCTTTTATCTGTTAAGAAGAACAATTACTataatgttattaaattttatgattttgattgTAAGTGGTTTAATATTACATGTTATATACCAGGCTTACAAGTTGGTTGGAcgcaaaaattgaaattaaatccatcagttctattttaaaatttgattatgaataaatcattaaaaaagaatatacaaTAAGCATACTTAAAGTctttgaacaaaatttatataatacgTATTTTATCAATTCCTAATTCATGAGCGACTTagatatacaataaaaatttgtgaaacACTGGGCTACGATTGGGcttaaattttctatcatgTGGACCAAGAGGCCCATCTTGGCTTGAGCCCTCAAATCCAGCCCATTTATTAGCCCAATTCAAATCTCGTCAAGCGCAATTTATGCTCCACTAAATTCTCGGTGGCCCAAGGTCTGATTTGGCAAAAGATAGGAAAATTCAGTCCAATTAAAGCCCAAATCATGCAGCAACTCATCgaataataaaagtaaaagaaaataaataaatgaaaagggCACAGATTTACGTAATCGTGATGTAATAGAGACACAGCATCTTCCCAGAATTCTAGACCGACTAGGAGACATATGTCAATCTCGGACTCTTTTCTACGATTCTTTTCGGATAATTCGCACATTTACTGacttatgatatatttatataaattatttttattttatttttaaattacatatatattttctaaaaatatcaataatttttttaaaattgcacaTACATTGTTTAGAAATGTCGACTTTACTATAcaaataacattatttttggTTGACAGTGATGATTTTTATACTAGCACAAAGAATAGAGGTAATTTGTGCAAGTAGACCATAGATAAAGTGGTGTAAATGTAACTATCCCAATCTTTTATTtgagtaataaaatttcaaatttcaatacaATTATGGATAgacatttcatttttcaatcaaatttgtgAATTGCAAACAtgtaaaaagttaaagaaaaacGCATTTTCCCaagagaattatttatttatttacttttttttgtgaaaattttcagtAATGAGTTATTTTGCAACCTTcgtcattatttattttgctttgACAGAAATGTGAGATAAGCATGAACATATATACAACTGAAAGATTTGACATTATCCAACtgttatttgattttatctgcTAATCTCTGTTGCATGCAAATGCATATAAAGCCATGCCTACCAATCCACTCCCATCATTCTCAAAGCACTCAGCATGAACACAACAACAATGTGTTCACTCAAGTTTATAGCATTAGCACTTATCTTATGTGCTGCTACTTTCAATCTGTCTGCTGATGCTGCCGATGTTTCATACGATGCAAGAGCCCTCAAGATTGACGGCCAAAGGCGGATTATCATTTCTGGTTCTATTCACTATCCTCGTAGCACGCCTGAGGTACGATGTTATTGCTTAGTTTAATCAGAGGAATCCATGCATGTTTTAGTACTTGACTGTATGATTCTTGTTTTTCGTGTAGATGTGGCCGTCTTTGATTAAGAAAGCGAAGGAAGGAGGTCTTAATGCTATTGAGACTTACGTGTTTTGGAATGCCCATGAGCCCCTTTATCGACAGGTTTGTTGGTCACAAACTTCTATCTTAGTTTTATGGTGATCTCTACCTCTGTGTTGTGTTGTTGTTTGTGACTAACTCCTGTTCTTGCATGAATTTCAGTATGATTTTTCAGGAAATCTAGATCTTTTGAGGTTCCTGAAGGTGATTCAAGATGAAGGGCTTTATGCCATTCTGAGAATTGGACCGTATGTTTGTGCTGAATGGAACTATGGGTAAACATCAACCATCGTACTTCTATGTTcgaattgaatttatttctcaGTTCAGGTCAGTTCTAACTTGTTTATTGATTTATGTTCAGAGGATTTCCTGTTTGGTTGAATAGCATTCCCGACATGACTTTCAGGACTGAAAATGATGCCTTCATGGTACTAATATATGAACTTCTGTTCAAATTCTGAACATACTTATTCATGTTTATGGACCTCTTTGTTTCTGAGACAGtgttaatttctaaatttagtaTCAAATGAAGAACTTCACAACCTTGATTGTGGACAAGGTGAAAGAAGCAAATCTTTTTGCTTCAGAAGGCGGGCCGATTATACTTGCTCAGGTCTGTACATCTATGCAAATTTGATCATCTACCTAAGCATTGCACTTTATAGTTGTTTGAATGACAGTTTCACCGATCTCCCATGTTCCTTTGCTGTCtgaactaaaacaaaacaacagaTTGAGAACGAGTATGGAAATGTTATTGGCTCTTATGGGAATGATGGAAAATCATACATGAACTGGTGTGCAAATTTCGCTGAAACTCTGGACATTGGTGTCCCTTGGATCATGTGTCAAGAATCGGATGCTCCACCGTCCATGGTAAATGTgttctcattctttttttactCTATTGACAATTTTCAGGCCCTTTTCTCAATTACTGCTTGcttgttaattaattcaaaatcttGGCGTGTGGTTTTGGAACAGATCAATACATGCAATGGCTGGTACTGCGATCAGTTTTCCCCCAACAGCAACATTCCTAAGATGTGGACAGAGAACTGGAGTGGCTGGTCagcatcaatataatattacaaattaaaacatttaaaGTTTTGTTCGtctatttgtatatttatatttattctcttgtgtatttatttgtgTTCTACCTAAGGTATAAGAACTGGGGCGGTAAAGACCCTCACAGAACCGCAGAAGATCTTGCATTTGCTGTCGCTCGATTTTTCCAGTATGGTGGCACATTGCAGAACTATTATATGGTTTGTTACTGATTGCTTTGTGACTTAAAAGTTCTACTAAATCACATTTTACAAGTTTgtgaattgatttattataaacaaTTGCTTCTTGCATTGGTAGACAGGTAAATTACAGTAAGTGCATCTAATGATCTGGTCTTTTGCCTGTGTAGTATCATGGAGGTACTAACTTTGGGCGAACAGCCGGTGGACCGTATATTACCACAAGTTATGATTATGATGCTCCCcttgatgaatatggtaaTGACAAGATAAAGGAGAAGTTCAAGAATTTGCTGTGTTCTAGTATATCAGCATTAGTAATtacttttgttgttgttgtagGTAATCTGAACCAGCCTAAATGGGGACATCTAAAGAAGCTCCATTCCCTGATTATGTCGATGGAGAAGATACTAACATATGGGAAAGCAACAAACAAAGACTATGGGGGAATGATGTCTGTGAGTTTCGTATTTTCCCTGTTTTTGTCTGAACCCTTGGTTTTACAACTAACAAGATGAGtcctttccctttctttttccagTCCACAGTGTTTGAATACAACGGGACAAGGGTATGTTTCCTCGGAAATGCAAATAATAGGGATGCCAAAACAATCAACTTTGAAGGCAAGAGCTATACTACTCCTGCTTGGTCAGTGAGCATTCTTCCTGACTGTGTCAATGTAGTATACAACACTGCCGAGGTAAGTATTATTGTATACCGTAACAAATATTTGGGTATCACTGGAATTATCGGTTTGGAAAGCACATAAGTATAAATACATAGGCATCGGTTAATTTTCACATGAACTCAAGCATAAAACTGAATACTTGGATGGAATTAAGTTGTCTCATGAATGGAGCGCATGCTTTAATTCTTGAATCTTTTGTAGGTTAATACTCAGAAGTCTGTAATGGTGAAGAAACTACCATTAGAAGCTGCGCCAAAACGTCATTATGATCTTGAATGGCTCTGGAGGTCGGAGCACATTGAGCACCTCAAAACCTCAGTGGAGAATAGTGGTCCTCTTAAAGGTGTTACTTATGCCAATCAACTGTTGGATCAAAAacttgctgcaaatgatacaAGTGACTACTTGTGGTACATGACAAGgtataaaatcaaaacagGCCTTGTGTGGACAAAATCAACTTGTTTTGTTTAAGTTTTAGCCTACTAATTTGTTGTTGCTGGATCGTTGATGGCAATTATATTTCATCTAGTGTGGACATAAATGAAGATGATCCCATCTGGGGCGAAGAGGTTACTGTAAGTGTTCAGTGTGACTGCCAGATACTGCATGTATTTTTCAACGGCAAGCACATAGGTAACGACTGAAAACTCCTTTATGAAATgacaattgaaattatttcctGAAAATCTTCATTAGCTGAAAAAAGAGCCGTCTTGCAAATTTAGGATCTAAATGGGTGACAAATGGGcagtacaattttttatttgagagaAATGCTAAGCTAAAGCTAGGGACGAACTCATTATCCTTGCTCAGTGTAACAGTAGGACTCCAGGTTAGGTCTTCAGCTTTCATTTAAAATAGCAGCAAGTAATGTTTTTTTCTATGTagatttcttcattttcattcGTTGTTTGTCTAATGTTGCTAGTCTTTGTTAATTAGAACTATGGTGCCCATTTCGACAAAGCAAACAATGGAATCCTTGGTCCTGTCAAGCTAGTTGCACCAAACAGTTTAGAGAAGGATCTAACATCGAACAAATGGGCGTATAAGGTTGGATTGAATGGATTGGAGAGGCGACTTCAAGAGGTGGATATTAAGCACAAGCGCAAGTGGCATCCTAATGTCCCTTTTGACAGGATGTTTGTTTGGTACAAGGTTAGATCAGTACATCTATTAGTTTGTCCATATTGTTAAAGAAAATAACCATGTTTTGAAGGTTTAATCAATGTCGATCTGAAATCTGGTACAGACAACCTTCAAAACTCCTAAAGGGGAAGACCCTGTTGTTCTAGACTTGTGGGGTTTAGGCAAAGGAACTGCTTGGGTGAACGGACATGATATTGGCAGATACTGGCCAAGCTTTGTAGCAGATGATAACGGATGTGTTTCATTTTGCGACTATCGAGGAGCTTATACTGGTTCAAAATGCTTGACTAATTGTGGAAAATCTTCCCAAAGATggtatgtgtaattttcatcTGCACTTTCATCCTTACTTGCTCATGTTTTGACGCGCCCTTTTCGTTTCTTTTCCATTAGGTATCATGTCCCGCGATCATTCTTGAATGATGAAGATAACACTCTGGTACTGTTTGAAGAGTTTGGGGGGAACCCAACTTTTATAAGTGTTCAAACAGTGACAATGAAATCAGCATCTGCACATGCATATGAAGGGAACAGTTTGGAACTGTCATGCCAAGGGAGAGTCATATCCAAGGTCAATTTTGCTAGCTTTGGTAATGGCACATATGGGTCTCTTCATAAAGGCAGCTGCCACTCTCCAAACAGTTTATCAGTAGTCAAACAGGTGAGTTTTTTTCTCGAGTGTCTTTGATGAATGATTTCATCCCACGCTTGATCTTCTTggttatttattgttatttctGTGTTTGTATGTATAACTACCAGGCATGTATTGGCAAAGAAAGTTGTTCAATTGATGCATCAGAGCAGACTTTCGGACCCAGTTCGTGTGATGCCCCCATGAAGAGTCTTGCTGTTGAAGTCCAGTGCTAGGAATTGTCCTTTCATTGTAAAACTTTCTAGGACTTATGAAGTATGATCTAGTTCAGTGAATTATTAGGACTTAGTTAGGACATGGTTTTTCTTCATGGTTTACATTTTTAGTTGAGGGTCCACTGCTGATTCATGCTTATCATTTACATTACTGtggaaataatattacatagtTTCTATCAAACATGATCTTTCTGCTTTACAGTTTACAAAAGTActgttttttttcattttcttttttgaccttttcattttttccccAGGAGTATAGCAACTAATGGCTCATGTAAACTTTCTCAAAGTACATCATTGTATTCAATCAGATAAGTAAAAGTAGTAAATGAACTCCCCACAGACAAGTAGTTCTTCATCACTGTACGTATTTTACTTACATCTTACATTAGCTTCAGACGATGAGTTGACTGAAACtgaaaagaataatagtaGAAACAAGTCTATAGAATCCTAAAATATCCAGCTCTGGgatctaaaactaaaaaaaaagtttgcaTCACCAGTAATCTTTGCATGAGCATTCTCCATTAGCAAAGCAGTGAAAACCTGAAGAGTCTCTTACATGTATTTCCCTTTTGGTAACAACAGAAACATACTTAAAGAATGTATGGCAGTCCCCGCAGAGATGGATATTCTTAATTACCCTAACAGGTTCTCCCAGTTTGGTCGTTAGTAGTCCATAGGTGACGGCTAGTTTTCCACTGTGGTACAACAAGAAATTCATTTTCTGATGCTCCTCTACTTCATGAAGCACAAAGCTTGTGTCAGATACGTAGCCAGCTTTTAGGCATTCCAAGCATAGTATGTCTAGTGCACTGTAAATGTCTTTCGACTGTGGATGAGACTTGTCCCTGCTGAAGAATGAATGAACCTTACTTTGGTGTATGATCCAACTCCGGCCAGGGAATTTCCTGAATCCTCTTTCTCTCATCTCTTCCCTAACAAGATCAGAGCAACGCCACCTTCCTGATGCAGAATAGAGATTTGATTTTAGTATGTATGTGGATGGATCTTGTGGCTCCATGCTCAGTATTTTCTTGGCAGCTCTTCTCCCAATTGTGACATTTCTGTGTACTCTGCAACTATCAAGCAAGGCTCTCCAAACAGAAGCCTTTGGCTCAAAAGGCATCTTCTTGATTATTTCG
The nucleotide sequence above comes from Sesamum indicum cultivar Zhongzhi No. 13 linkage group LG11, S_indicum_v1.0, whole genome shotgun sequence. Encoded proteins:
- the LOC105174145 gene encoding beta-galactosidase 15, with translation MNTTTMCSLKFIALALILCAATFNLSADAADVSYDARALKIDGQRRIIISGSIHYPRSTPEMWPSLIKKAKEGGLNAIETYVFWNAHEPLYRQYDFSGNLDLLRFLKVIQDEGLYAILRIGPYVCAEWNYGGFPVWLNSIPDMTFRTENDAFMYQMKNFTTLIVDKVKEANLFASEGGPIILAQIENEYGNVIGSYGNDGKSYMNWCANFAETLDIGVPWIMCQESDAPPSMINTCNGWYCDQFSPNSNIPKMWTENWSGWYKNWGGKDPHRTAEDLAFAVARFFQYGGTLQNYYMYHGGTNFGRTAGGPYITTSYDYDAPLDEYGNLNQPKWGHLKKLHSLIMSMEKILTYGKATNKDYGGMMSSTVFEYNGTRVCFLGNANNRDAKTINFEGKSYTTPAWSVSILPDCVNVVYNTAEVNTQKSVMVKKLPLEAAPKRHYDLEWLWRSEHIEHLKTSVENSGPLKGVTYANQLLDQKLAANDTSDYLWYMTSVDINEDDPIWGEEVTVSVQCDCQILHVFFNGKHIGSKWVTNGQYNFLFERNAKLKLGTNSLSLLSVTVGLQNYGAHFDKANNGILGPVKLVAPNSLEKDLTSNKWAYKVGLNGLERRLQEVDIKHKRKWHPNVPFDRMFVWYKTTFKTPKGEDPVVLDLWGLGKGTAWVNGHDIGRYWPSFVADDNGCVSFCDYRGAYTGSKCLTNCGKSSQRWYHVPRSFLNDEDNTLVLFEEFGGNPTFISVQTVTMKSASAHAYEGNSLELSCQGRVISKVNFASFGNGTYGSLHKGSCHSPNSLSVVKQACIGKESCSIDASEQTFGPSSCDAPMKSLAVEVQC